GCGACGCTTTCTCTGTAAGCTTCAAGTTACAAAAGTTATACAACTTCTGCTGCTTGGAATTTGTCCACAATCCAGCATTTGTAGTTTTCTGTCTCCTCATCTGTGTTACGTTTTCTTGCAGGATTGCTTTCTGACAGATACAAAGCATGAGTTGGCTCTTTCCTCAAAACCCGATCCCACAACGCACAGCCctgaaaaagaactgaaaggagtaacattttcagaagtggCGATTATTTTGgatgcagagtgtgaaggtgatGAGCCTGATGATAACTACGTATTTTTTCATCAGTAAGAATGCTTGACGAAGAAGACTTTTAGGAAAACCACATTGACACTTACTGGAACACTACAGAATTAAGTGAGCAATAAGAATATGGGAATGCTATCCCGATTTTAATTCCTGCTACTCCTGTTGTTTGTGCTGTAAGAGGTGGACAGGGAAGGAAATCAGCAGTAGGCTGGCAGGGCAAGGTTACTTCCCCAGAAGCGCCGTTATCTTACGATATGGTGTGTTCAACTCCCTATGGCACGCGTACACGGGCAAGACAATAAAACCGATTCCAACTGTGACGCCTTGTCATTATTTTAGACGAAGCACTTCTCGGACATCGACCCTCTCCTCTTTTGCACAGAACCCAGCGCCGGGGCTATTTTTTTGAAAACGAGTGACTAGCTCTTTCCTACTTACACGCTGCCTTTCCTCCCCGCCGAGAggctcccccgccccgggcgctgcagccacccacccacccacccgcagcagggacccgccgccgccggcggaggaggaggaggaggaggagctggcgaCCGGCCCGCAACAAGTGAGAGGGGGCTCCCAGCAGGAGGGCTGCCGCCTCCAGGGGCGCAGCCGGcggctccctccttccttcccggcGGGGGGTGTGGGAGGAAGGGCGGCGCGGcctcgccttcctcctcctcctcctcctcctcctccggcgggGAGCGAGGAACGGGGGAGGGGAAGTTTCTGGCACCTTCTGGCTGGGTCGCCGGCGGGCGGAAGCGGTTGGGCCGCCGGCGGAGGCGGGCGCTGCGGCGGCCCTGggtggcagcggcggcggccgggccgggccgggccgggggggcagCGCCATGGccaagtgggggcagggggacccgcgctggatcGTGGAGGAGCGCGCGGACGCCACCAACGTCAACAACTGGCACTGGTGAGgggcggcgcgcggcgcggcCGTTGGCGCGGCGCGCGCGGGGGCtccctgaggcggcggcggcggcgggaggaggaggaggagaaaagagggtGCCTGAGGgtgaggggaggcgggggggggggggggcggggcgggacggcCGGAGCTTAACGGCCCCGGTTGCCGGCCCAGGACGGAGCGGGACGCGACCAGCTGGTCGAAGGACAAGCTGAAggaggtgctggtggggctggtggTGGAGGGCGAGGCCGGGCGCTGCGAGATCAGCGACCTGAAGCACGTGGAAGGCGAAGCGTCCTGCAACAGCCGCAAAGGGAAGCTCATCTTCTTCTACGAGTGGAACCTGCGCCTCGGCTGGAGAGGTacgggggaggaaggggagggggggaggggaccGGCTCGGCGGGGTCGCCTGCCTGCGGGGGGCGGTCGGTGAGGTGGTGCCTTGCCCGTGCTCCGCGGAGGCGGTGGTCGGGGGCTAGCGGCGCTTCCTCAGCTTCAGGCCGCCGCTGGCCGTGAGGAGCCACCCAGCCTGCGGGGGGCGAgattcaccaccaccaccaccaccccccccccagcttgctGAGTCTTTCCCGGGCCGAAGGAGCGCGGTGGTTGGGGGCCTAGCACGTTTCCTCCCGTGGCCCCAGCTTTCGTGGGAAGGTGTGGATTGATGGGGGTTGCCTTCGAGCTCATCGTGGTCCTTGCAAAGCTGGCTCCGACGATGTGCTCTGCGGGATCAGGAGGGATCGCTTTGGAAAGTAAACTCTCTGCTTTGGGTTGGAAAATCAGGACTATTTTAGTGAACTGCAGTGAGTCAAAATCGTAGGGAGATTGCAGGAGACACTTGGGCCTGAACTTAAATAAATGCTTATCTTCAAATAATCTTGAAACCCTAGctggtcttttttccccccttcacccattttttttcttttttttttttgtacaacaCGTGTTTCTTAGCCTTGTTTTAACAACATATCGGCACAGTTGTTACTCATCTCGCTTTGCAAAAAGTAACTACGTCTCGTGTGGTGGGATATGTATTGCTTACAGCAGCGTGCTTGAATTGTTTGGGTTTTCCGGTGTGCCGCAAATTACAGCTGCTTAAAGCACGTTGATAGCAGGAAACAGGAGAACCTAAAAAGTGTAAAAGGGCAGATGTTTCCAAAAATTTAGCATAGTTTACATTAGGGATAATGAATTACATGAGGAAGAAACTGTGTAGTGGGAATAAGGAGACTAGAAATAATTCTTGATTATTGGGGATAACAGGGGCTGTGCGCATGCAGTTTTGTTGTGCTGCATCCACTTGCAGCCCCAACTTTTGGAGGTTCAACCTCCGCTGTGCTTGTCCCATGGCAAGCTCTTTATTCGTAGACTGACCCAATAACGTATCTTTTGGTAATATCAAGGAATTCTTTCCATTTATTAGATGCCTATAACTTTATGGAAAATTGTGGACCATCCCTTGCATTAGAGTAAGaatcaggaagagaaaaaagcacCTGCACGGAAAATTTTATCTGGATATTGTAATGCCAAATTACAggcttttcctccccaaaatactGTACTTCTCAGGTCTCAGTTGTTACTGTAGGAGGTGGGAATACCAAAGGCCATACTTAATTTTTCCCTCTTAATTCCTGTGCTCCAAACAGGACTGTAGTCTCTGGATCAGTGTTTCAGGTAGTGCTGTTGGCTGCTCCAGCGGGCTGTCTGCGTTTTGCACTTCTTTTCATGGTGCCCTTTCCAAAGCAGTTCTTGAAACTGTGTTTTTCCTGGTTTGGCTGACTGGAACTTTGTTTCAATGCTGAGACCAGTGCTTCTCTTGGAAGGGATCTGGAATTGATGTCTGCTCCCACAGTAATAGGGGACTTAAAGAAATactgtttcttatttatttttgttcgCGTTGTTAAATAAGTTTCAAATGTTACAAGTGTGTTATAAACTAAGAACATACATACTTACAGTTGTGATCTAAATGTTAACAGAGAGGAAGGCAAACATGCTCTGTGATACAGTGTATATCAGTGCAGTTTAAATAATTCTAATCAGCTTTTTgatgttttgggtggtttttattTAAGATAAGCTAAAATAATCTTAAGTTTTTTAAACACTGGctagtttgtttttgttgggggttttttttgtttgtttttgttttatttcagtgtgtaaAACTTAGAAGTAGGCAGATGcagtattttgtttgtattttttatatgAATCCTTTCTAAATTTTGTTTCCTCTGCTAGGTCTTTATGCTCTTTAGTGTTTATAGACAACTCTAATGTTGCATTAGGTAAGTTGCTCAGTTCAGTGTTGCACTGAGTGGATCATGTCTTTCAGAGCTTAGTTCTGAAGGAGTTTGCTACTACACAGTGAAATTCTAAAAGAGCTGgggctgattattttttttttcatgatttgaTAGCCATTGTGTTGTGTGTTTTCTGAGAGCTCTGAATTAGAAATGAGAGTTCAAACTTAACAGCTAAAAACACTAATTGCTGTAATTAGTTCCTTCTACAAGTCGTCTAGAAAAACTAGGAGTTCATGATTAAAATGTGGATATATAAGGACAAGATGATATAAATCCTGAAATCTGCAGGTGGTTTGGAAAGTCCAGTGTTGGAAAAACCTTGCCCTTCGCAATTTAGATTACAGAGCAACAAGGAAGTGAGGAACTAAGGGTACTTAATGCCACTAAAATTGAGCAAAATTTCTGTTCTATCATTTGTTTGAAGATGTAATGGGGATTGTAATGGATTATTCTACGTTGTGATGGAAGCTTGATGAAAATGTGTATGTCCTTTTAAAACTTAGGTATTTCAACAGTGGGTTTACAGGTAGGTCTTTCTGAGACATGAGCTTTCActattaattttctaaaatattggattggcaggaaacaaaaaaatagctTCTTCTTAGGTCTGTTATTGGAGTCCCATGGGATTCAAACAAATAATTTGATTGTTTGTCTGATAAAAAGGTAACAGCTTTGCTTACATTACAGCAATAGTAAAAATGCAAAGCTGTACCGATGTTTTGCCTGTGTAGTGTTGAACACCCAGCTCTGTTTGTTAACTGATGAGACTGTGCTGTCCAGCACAGATAGCATCTGCATTAATCCCTTGGacaagccatttttttctttgtatgaatTTAAATTTGTTGTCTGGCCTGTGTTATTTGGTAATCTTTATTTTAAGAGTTGTGAAAATTGGTAATAAAATTAGCTGAATGGATATAAGTCAGGCTTGTGTTCTGCTCCTAAAAATGTCTGCCTGCATGCTAGAACTTCCTTTTTTGGGGAGAGTGGCTGAAAATAAGATTTGCTTTATTGTCTGCAAAGACAATGTTGTGTGGTTTTGCCTGTACTAATCCTGGAGCTAGAAGAAAGCAGTAGAGAGCAAATTGACATGGCTGCTTGTGATTTGTGTTGGGCCCGGAAGTGTTTTAAAGTTATAATTAACTAGTTCATATGGCTTTGTACTTGAGCAAACAGGTTCTCCTGGGAGACTTTGAGAAGCCCAAGAGAGGTCTTCTAGTTTAGCCTTTCCCTGCATGGATGCAGTTGTCTACTTCTGGATTAACAGTCTTTGTGTATTGTGCTGTGCTTGACTCAGGTGCTGACTAGGAAGGGATCTTTGCACCGTACTCCCCTTTGTGTTACTAATCGTCATTCACTCTTCTTGCTAAGAAATGCCTGAGCATTTGTTTACTTTACTGTGATCTTGACCGGTAGCACGTTAGGCTATATCTGTGCATAATGCCCTGCTATAGCATGGTGGTTGTTTCAGggtagtaattaaaaataatgaaaggagAGTGGTGTTAAGTAGTGGCTGGATCTAGCTAGCTCCTTTGAAACGGAGAGAATCCAAATATATTACATCTACCTTCATGAAAATTCCCCTTTTGCAGTCATGCTTAACTCTGGGTTGtttgtattttacagttttgCCGATAGACTGATAAAGCCTGTTGTGTTTTGTATGTTTTGACAAGTAAGCCGATAAAACAGTATGAGGATAACTGGATTTGGGGTACAATGGCATGTGTCTGCTATTGCTTTCTAAAAAGATTTTAACATGATCTAAATAGtgaattaatttaaataactAAATGTTTTTGCAAGGCTGGGGGAAGAGTCTTCAgtgtaatggcaaaaaaaaaggatcagaCCTTAAATTCAATCTTTTCACTGTAAGGTCTGAGGCAAAGAATTACAGTACAGGGTTCATATCCCAGAATATGTTTATAGAGCTGTGTAGGTAAGTGATGGTGGGCCTTTGCCCAGAAGGATGCAGAAGCAGAGCAATTTCTGTTCTTGCAAAGGCTTTCTGATGTGTGCAGTGATTACTGCCAGTTAGCAGTAAAGCTGTTAAGAACGAGTGTTCTAAAAAATCTGCATGTGAAGTTTCCTGTttataaaaaaattcagttgtaTATCTGTCCATTATACATGCATATGTTTTACAGTAACATGCCTGTATGTTGGGAGCTTTTCAGATATTCAAGACAGAATAGTTAGCATTCTAGGGAGCTTCTAAATAACAGGCAGACAATTTTAGGGGAAGAGGTTGTTTTTCCCCTACCCGTTTTGATTCACATTCTGTATTGGCAGACGCAAGCTGTTGTAAGTAAGTAGTGAGTATTAGAACAGCTGAGAATTGAAGGTGAGAGCAGTGGCAGAATGGTAGCGCACAATGATGTGCTGAGTGAGAAGATGtacctgtgtgtgtgtacatatctTAATGCATCTGTACAGgaaaacacagttctgagaaCAGTTTACTATGAAAGTACTGTGACACATGTGAGACTTTTGGTTGCTATTTAGTTCCTTTAAATTAGATTCTAGGCAACTTGCTTCAAGTAACACTTTTGTACAACTAATTTCCAAGCATAAAACTGTTGCTATGGGGGAAATAGtttttaataatgcatttaaGAATTCGTTATGTTAATACAGGTACAGTGAAAGAGTCTGGTGAGAAACATAAGGGATCTGTTGAAATTCCTAACCTGTCAGAAGAAAATGAGGTAGATGATACAGAGGTAGGTGTGAAATACTGATATGGCTATATAGGTTCAGAATTCTTAAATAAAGTATTAATCAACATATAGGCATCATGTTTTGATTGATCCTGTGATTGTGGGATAATTACACTTGGAtagtttatttcatgttttttttttatacttggaATAATGACTTATCTCTGTTCTCAAATTTACCTACTAGGAatgtgcagttttcttttttaattattgtttccGATGATACATTAACTACAAAATTGAGAACTCTGCTGCTTGtagtcttaaaaaaacaaaaaaccaaacaaaaccaactaacAAATCACCCTCCCCCCAAGACCTAAGAACTTAAGGAATCTTCTTGTTGGTTGTATAGCATTTGATGCTGTGGCTTCCACAGATTCCTCAGCCTCTGCTGCGTAGTAGGCAACTGTTTATACTTGATGAACTTGACTGTGCTACTCTGGAGATGAGATACTACATTTATTTAAGTCAAAACCCAAGAGGACTTATTTTTAGCAAAGGTAGGATAAACTGAGAAGATAATGAACTTGAAATTGCAGCAGTCCTCTGAAGGTAGTAAACAAAGCCAGAATACTTTCCTTTGTTGTCAGAAACCAAAAGGCTCACATTTAGATGCCTCTAAGATcttctaatttttctgtttctagatCAATGTTagcaaaaagaaaggggaaggtgATGTTCTGAAGGACCTTATGAGAACTGAAGGAACAACAAAAGTCAGAGAGGCCCTGAAAGATTACCTGAAAGCACTTAAAACAGGTAAATGAAACCAGTGCGTTGGGTATGTTTTTATGCAGTCTTCTTTCTTGAATAGATTGGTAATATATTGACAAGTCCTTGGGtttgtattgtttttatttttaactgtcacCAGGTGAGATGAAGTAAGTTAGTCCTAGCAGTCAAAAATCTTTATTGCTATCAATCAAACATGGCACTGTCCAGGAGTTTCTGTAGCGACCTAGGCTGTATTGCGTTACACATACTGACTGCAGAGATCACTATACGACCAGCAGGCGTCTCTGCTGTACACCTCAGAAATTTGTGGAGATGCTGCATTCCTTCATGAGCAGATGTTAGTAATTTTGGGTCAGGTAGCTTTGAAAAGCCTGTGTTTTTAAGGGAAATTGCTGTTAGGCTCTGTTGCCAATACAAACATTTAGGTAAGGTGGGGAAACTGGATTGGAGTTGTACGCCCCATTCTCCATGGTTTTGGCCAGCAATCTTGATTACGTATCTCGATGTCAGAGTGGTTGTACAGCTCAATTTCATAACTGAAGAGTGCTTTCCTTTATTACAGAGTTTACCTTGGGAATGATTCTGCCAACAAAAGCTACTGTTGGTCAGGAGCTGGCCACTGAACGAAAACTAAGTGGGAACACCATGCAAGTATGTTGACTTTAAGTGTTGTACGAGTTTAATTTTACCATAACTGTAGTCCCTACAGATTTTGCTATGCTAACAATTGCATATTCCTCTGGTTACCTGCAAAAGTAATTACCTGCCTTTGGGGTGGAACTGCCTCCTCACTGCTGTGATCAGGGCCTGTAATACAGAAACGACCCATTGCAGATCCTGGGTACGGGTCTGCTGGGCGCGGAAGGAGGACAGCAGCATTTATGTACCCCTTTATGCTTTGTTCTGTAACAGCTGCAGCTTCAGCAAAGTGAAGCTGGAATTCACCTGCATGCATCACTTCCCCCAGTCTAAAGTTAGCCTCAGGTATCTTTGGGGCGAATCACACACTCACGGTTTTTCCACTTGTGTTAGTGAATCCTTATTTAATAATACTGTTAACTATACAACCTACTTCCATATTTATATAACATATATTCACAACACAGTATGTTTAAGAATGCACAGGTAACAACAATCCTGCCATTCCAGAACTTTTACGTGTTTGATCTTGCACTCATTGACCtgagtattttttgttttgcaggattCTGTTTCACCACAGTCTTTGGATATAGTTGGTGTAAAAATTCCAACAGTGAAGATAGTGATGAGAGAAATCTTCAACTCTCCAGCAGCTGAACTTTACAGCATCTTCACAACTAAGGAAGTAAGTGATACTTTCAGTAGGCAATATAACTTAATGTGGATGCTGCTGTAGCTGAATAGCTGTGCAAGTAGGTAATAAACGTCTCATAGTGTTAAGTACAGATAACTCCTCAAGTACATTTAAATGGAGAGATGTGATCATCCAGAAACTGAAGGCTTTGTGAGTGatccttttcttttaacttcactAAGTATTTGTAATTCTGATTGTCATCATTTGCTCTTCCAAGTTTTGCTGAATAGCTTCGCCTTTTAAGCCACTGAGAAATTTCTGTGGTGAAAATGCAAAAGGAGTTGACAGTTCCTCCTGCACTCTCCTTTTCTAGTGAGAAAAAGCTTGGACTTTTTATGTAGGTACTCGTCATTCAGGAGCCTGAAGAGCTTATTAATGGCACTGTTGTTGTCCACAGCTTAATTAGATTAACTATTGGATGCAATGATACTGTTGCTTATAGGGTATGGCATATAAAATCACTAACTTGGGGTTTGTTTCCTTCAAAAGAGCCTGGGCTGGTATCAGAgaactttaaattaaaatctcaacACTACCCCTGAGAAACAATAATGGATCTCAGCAGCTCTTCTGCACCTTCCTAGAGCTGCTGTTCTGTCTCCCTCATTTCCAAATCCAGCAACAGCCGGTTGTGTCTATGCAGATGTACATATGTGATTTGTCCATGCCCCTTGCAGGTGGCTCGGGTCTTTTCTGGTCTTTACCACTCCAgctttctctgcatttacagtctCATTCTGTCACCTCATTGGCCCCTGCTACTACCACAGATCTCAGTGGAGTGCTGCAGTATAAAATGACAAACCTGAGTAGTGCTTACAGCCTCTTATGTGTATTACAGTTGAGTTAGTTAATTTCTTCAGCAAACCTCACTTGTGTCATAAAATGGTGCATTATGTATCAGTATAGATTTGTAGTTAACTGACTTCTGCTGTATTCTTCTTTTGCTAGTTGGTACAGAAGTTTTCTAAATGTTCTGCTGTGATTGAAGCGGAGAAAGGAGGCAAACTTCAGATGTTCGATGGCTGTGTCAGCGGTGAATACACAGAATTGGTAAAAAGCTCCTACTTTGCACTTTAAAAAGGGAGGGGGTGGGGCACTGGCTGCTTCTCTGAGCTAAAAAGTAGTGTAAGTTTCTGACATTTCAGCTTCTCTAATGCATATTCAGTTCCTCTATAATTTCAAAGCCCCAAACCTGCTATTATGTATACTTCCCCATCAAAGGAGCAGGCACTAACTACACCTAATGACCTGCACTGGGGGAGAAAACTCCTCTTAGCACCATCCTTTTTTACtaggaggaaggagtgggaaaGCAGGTTTAAGGCTTATCTCCCAAATCCACATCAATTCTTCTTGTCACTGCATAAATGATCTCTGTTCTATTCAGGGCAAATATTATGCTTTCCCGCACTGAATGCTTTTGCAAATAGAAGGGAAAAACTGATAATTGAAGCTCAGCTCTGTTTTTGAAACctctgaaaaaacattttcacagttGCTGAGCTTAGACTTGGTATCTGACTTCCATCCAGATGACAGGCAGTAAGTACCACTGACAATtggacaattttttaaaaagcaaaaaatcttggaaaattgGATTCTCAGTTCAACCTAATGAAATTTGTTGTTGACTCCAGAAAGGGCTCAGTCTGGAAATATACTTGCTGTAGAACTGTTACACCTGGGATTGGCTTCAGTGGAAGCCAGTTAATCAACCTTTGCAAATAGATAAGGAACAATTTAGATGAAACAGTCAAAATATAAACTTAACAGCTTAGTGAAAACAATGAGCCTGACTTAGACCAAACTTCAGCTGACCTAAGGTTTATGCAGTAGCTCCCCTTCTTGTGTGAGGTGGGGGCAGGCTGTAAATCATTTTTATGCAGTCCTGCATAAACTTGTACATTGAACCAGGCTGGACTGATTAACAGAAAACCATGGACATACTCCGCCATGCTTACagatttcagaaatgaaaacatgacTGACTGGTGCCCATTTCAAGGTCTGCAAGCAAACCAGTGTTTTATGTTTAGTAACTGCTCAGCCTGACCTTTTCCcatagagaaaacaaaacagtggaaAGTAGCAAGCTGAGCTTTTGATGAAAACAGTTTATTtgagaaaacccaaaccccaatCTCCGTATTGTTTACATGTGTGTGTCTACTATTGCAAAAGACAATGCTCCCTTCCTTATTTTTCATCAGGGGAGAATTAGCACTGAGTAGTCATAATGTGAATGATCTCAAGTGCTAATGGGGAGAACCTTCTTATCTTCTTACAGGTCCCAAGCCAAAGAATTGTCCTGAAGTGGAGGTGTCAAAGCTGGCCTGATGGTGAGTCATTTGAGAAGCTCTAATAGAGGCTGCACTTTGCAGGGAGAAGGAACAAACATGACAGCTGACAGCCTTGCTAACTGGAGGCTCGCTTAGTCTTGTGTTCTTTGGAGAACAGCCTGATGGCCATagcagttgtcatctgtgaaaaGAGGCTTCGTTTAGACACAAGCAAAAGCAGATATGAAATTAGCAACAACAACTGCAATCCTTAAAAAAACACTTTGCTGAAatgttgtattttcttccttcagaacaTTATGCAACAGTTGCCTTGAATTTCAAGGATATGGCTGCTCAAACAGAACTGCAGTTAGAGTGCAAAGGCGTTCCTGTCTCTAATGAAGATGGTACAAGACAATGTTGGAAGAAgcagtattttgaagaaatacgTATTTTACTGCAGCAATCCAAAGACACCATGGAATGATAACAGCACTGTAGTTTTGTTAGGGCATTACTTTTTATACATTGTTAacatttggttttttaaaaaaagtaatttatttgggGGAAGAATAAAGACCCACTTCTATGATACTGTATATAATTTAAGCATTATTTATGGAATTCTAGTGAATGAGGTGGTGAATGTCAGACTATGTATATAAACAGCTTTACTTGGGGAAACTGATCTCTGTTCTGCTTGCCTGCAACTTCAGAGAGTAATAATGTTTCAGCTGCAGTCAAGTACTACCATCATAGGTAGGCAAGCTACATCAATCAATAGGAAGCATGTgcagtttttttaatattcagtgtATTGAGTGGCAAAATGAACTCCCTCTAGGAGGTGGGCTTCCCATCAGAGGTGAACTGACGGGGATTACAAAGCTGCTGATACATCAGATCTTTCAAGAAATGTAGGGGGTATAGTTCACAGCCTCTTCAAATCCTTCATAAGAGTGCTTTAACTGCAGACTGAATTTGTTTCTGTCAACAGTTTTAAGGAAAGATAATTAACAATGTTATGACATTCTGGTTGGAATGCACTGTTAAGTCTGCATGCACTGTACTCCCTTACTTGACCTCAGTGTGaaatttattttggaagaaacaaaCAGTAATAATGCTTTCCTTCTGCAACTGTGTAAACCTTCCACTTAAATTATTTATGGCCCTCTGCAATTCCGTAGCTCAAACTACAGCGAGCAACTTGTTGTTAGAGAAATTTGACAGGAGCATAGTTGGGATACTGAAAGTAAAGAATTGCTACTCTTAATTAAACCACATTGAGGTTAGCAGGGATAACTTAATTCGCAAATGCTTTATAAAAAGTGTATGAATTAAGTATGCAATTAGAAACAAACCGaccaaaaaaaggcaagctgCCTTTGGAAAACATGGTTGGCTCAATAAAATACATGATTTTACATGTAGTTTATTTTCTCCATTAACCAGTACTGCTAAACTAAATGAGTCTGTATAGAAGCTAAgtcctattattttatttttacaggatACCAACATATGGCAACCTTACCACACACAACTTGCATCAGGCAGAAGATAAAGGTGTGCTGCTCTTTTCTACAGGCGAGGTTTTCCCTGGGAGGTTTGCAGTCAGTTATCCCCTTTGAACTTCGGTGAGACTTCTTGTAGTAACAAGAACAAACGCCTCAGTGACAGGACAGGCGTGCAGACTGGTTACCAACTGCTGCATTGTCTGCATTTTAGGTGTCCAGATAAGGAGAGCAGCCCCTTGAGAAGTGTCATGATTTTCTGAGTGCTCAAAATCTAGTTACCTTCTTTGATAAATATTCAAGGACAAAGAGCCTAACATTTTGAATACACAAATGATTTAGAGTATTGGTTGTTGAAGGGGcaacctttaaataaaaataggaaatctAGGTTTAAGACAGAGATCAGGCTAAGCAGTTTTATGGGTAGATGATCTAAGAGATTTTGTGACAATTTAGTATCTGAGAGTAGGCCGTTACATCTAATTACGAGTTTCTTCAAACAGTGTATCCTACAGCCCTAGTACTTCTCTGGGAAGCCTGCCTCACCAGTTTTGCCTCCCAAATGAAAAACCCCTTCCATCTGAGCGTCACAAGTGCCCACTACTATTAGGTTTTGCTAGTCTGAATTCTCTTGTCTCCCTCCACTAGCAGGAGTATTCAATTCAACTGGACACGCTGCCAAtcatcagtgttaaaaaaaagtgaCTTACTTGCTTTTCCAGTGTTGCAGCACTGACTTCCAGCTGTGGGACTGCCCAaactgtgcagctgctgctgggaggtcCAAGACTGCGTAAGGAGgaacagccccagcccctccatgttTCCTCTTTAAGAAAAGGGTAGCGAACTGAAGATGACTTGTCGTCTTTAGTGTTCTTCTTGTTCGCTTGTGCCTGCACAGCTGTAAGTCTGATAACATGCACAGGCTTTCTTAAGTTAAAGACGTGAAGTATACCTACCTTTTCATCCTGCTTGTAGGCCAGCCTAGCGTAAGAAACGGACAGGCAGCTTTCACACCCACTAACAGCCCCTGACTGACTGTCCTtacagtcaaaaccaggacatttcTTCTTGCTTCACCAGCATTCCTGCATTCTTCCCATCTTCACCGGCACTTAGCTGACATAAGTATTGTATTGCTGACCTGAAAGTTC
This genomic window from Accipiter gentilis chromosome 5, bAccGen1.1, whole genome shotgun sequence contains:
- the LOC126038808 gene encoding activator of 90 kDa heat shock protein ATPase homolog 2-like, translated to MAKWGQGDPRWIVEERADATNVNNWHWTERDATSWSKDKLKEVLVGLVVEGEAGRCEISDLKHVEGEASCNSRKGKLIFFYEWNLRLGWRGTVKESGEKHKGSVEIPNLSEENEVDDTEINVSKKKGEGDVLKDLMRTEGTTKVREALKDYLKALKTEFTLGMILPTKATVGQELATERKLSGNTMQDSVSPQSLDIVGVKIPTVKIVMREIFNSPAAELYSIFTTKELVQKFSKCSAVIEAEKGGKLQMFDGCVSGEYTELVPSQRIVLKWRCQSWPDEHYATVALNFKDMAAQTELQLECKGVPVSNEDGTRQCWKKQYFEEIRILLQQSKDTME